Proteins encoded within one genomic window of Anaerohalosphaeraceae bacterium:
- a CDS encoding class II SORL domain-containing protein, translating into MARLTEQVQTADWKSEKHVPVIEAPDKVKADEIFRVTVSIGKEIAHPNKTEHHIRWISLYYQENGGKYPRQAAHVEFTCHGESIEGPDKGPLFTHHEATAALKISKSGTLYALAYCNIHGLWQSEKPITVV; encoded by the coding sequence ATGGCACGCCTGACCGAACAAGTCCAAACCGCCGATTGGAAAAGCGAAAAGCATGTTCCTGTAATCGAAGCCCCGGACAAGGTCAAAGCAGACGAAATCTTCCGTGTCACCGTCAGCATCGGAAAAGAAATTGCCCACCCGAATAAAACCGAACACCATATCCGGTGGATTTCCCTCTATTATCAGGAAAATGGCGGAAAATACCCCCGCCAGGCAGCCCATGTTGAGTTTACCTGCCATGGCGAATCCATCGAAGGTCCGGACAAAGGCCCCCTGTTCACGCACCACGAAGCAACGGCCGCTTTGAAGATTTCCAAGTCCGGCACGCTTTACGCTCTGGCCTACTGCAACATTCACGGACTCTGGCAGTCAGAAAAACCCATAACGGTCGTCTAA
- a CDS encoding isocitrate/isopropylmalate dehydrogenase family protein, producing MPKVTLIKGDGTGPELAEAARRCIDALGAPIEWDIQEAGTDIMTTAGTPLPEATIESLRKNGIGLKAPITTPVGTGFRSVNVHLRQLFDLYACVRPCKSYKGVRSRYENIDLVIIRENTEDLYAGIEFEKGKQETLELIDWLNKHSKKKISPTSGISIKPISVEGTQRIVRFAFEYARKMNRKKVTSVHKANIMKHTDGLWLEVSRQVAAEYPDIEFEDRIVDNMCMQLVQKPELYDVIVLPNLYGDIISDLCAGLVGGLGVAPGANIGEKGAIFEATHGSAPKYKGLNKVNPTALILSGMLMLRHLGFTKEADKLEQAVAAVIAEGKEVTYDLKPERDDPTAVGTRQMADAIIRKIRRG from the coding sequence ATGCCGAAAGTGACATTGATTAAAGGGGATGGAACAGGTCCCGAATTAGCCGAAGCAGCACGACGATGCATCGATGCCCTCGGTGCCCCCATCGAATGGGATATCCAGGAAGCCGGCACGGATATTATGACAACGGCCGGTACTCCTTTGCCGGAAGCAACAATCGAATCCCTTCGAAAAAACGGCATCGGCCTGAAAGCACCCATTACCACTCCCGTCGGAACGGGCTTCCGCTCCGTCAATGTTCACCTTCGCCAGCTTTTTGACCTGTATGCCTGCGTTCGACCCTGCAAATCCTACAAAGGCGTCCGAAGCCGTTATGAAAACATCGACCTGGTCATTATCCGGGAAAATACCGAAGACCTCTACGCCGGCATCGAATTCGAAAAAGGAAAACAGGAAACCCTCGAACTGATTGACTGGCTGAACAAGCACAGTAAAAAGAAAATCAGTCCAACCTCCGGTATCAGCATCAAACCCATCTCTGTCGAAGGCACTCAGCGGATTGTGCGGTTTGCTTTTGAATATGCCCGAAAAATGAACCGAAAAAAGGTGACCTCCGTCCACAAAGCCAACATTATGAAACACACCGACGGACTGTGGCTGGAAGTCAGCCGGCAGGTCGCCGCCGAATATCCCGACATCGAATTTGAAGACCGAATTGTGGACAACATGTGCATGCAGCTGGTGCAAAAACCCGAACTGTATGATGTGATTGTCCTGCCGAATCTTTACGGAGACATCATCAGCGACCTGTGCGCCGGACTGGTTGGCGGGCTGGGTGTGGCCCCGGGAGCCAATATCGGTGAAAAGGGAGCAATTTTTGAAGCGACACACGGCAGCGCCCCCAAATACAAAGGACTCAACAAAGTCAATCCCACCGCACTGATTCTCAGCGGAATGCTGATGCTCCGGCATCTGGGATTCACAAAAGAAGCCGATAAACTCGAACAAGCCGTCGCGGCCGTCATCGCGGAAGGCAAAGAGGTCACGTACGATCTCAAGCCCGAACGGGATGACCCGACTGCCGTCGGAACTCGGCAGATGGCCGACGCCATTATTCGAAAAATCCGCAGAGGATAG
- the lpxK gene encoding tetraacyldisaccharide 4'-kinase — translation MNETAFRQLVSGKVKGAGPALLRTALRAASCPYGWAVSVRNRLYDRGQLASYSVPCTVVSIGNLTTGGTGKTPLVIWLANQLLAKGRSCVILTRGYRTAPDRFSDEPALLAKACGGAEVLVNPDRVQAARKAVEKYHPDILLLDDGFQHRRLNRDLDILAVDASCPFGYGRLLPAGLLREPVSSVRRAHIAVITRFDLATEEQIADIEQTLRRFQPNLAIFHAVHKQRQARTFQGRSIPVEQLAGKKTFVFCGIGNPTAFLRSLESLGIIVSGRFLFEDHHPYTPDDMDVILRQARKSNADAILTTEKDWVKTALLVGQEELIPFYYLPVELEFLTDPEPIVRAVLRQIEAKYQEQK, via the coding sequence TTGAACGAAACAGCATTTCGTCAACTTGTTTCCGGCAAAGTTAAGGGAGCAGGACCGGCCCTCCTCCGAACAGCACTCAGAGCGGCCTCTTGCCCTTACGGCTGGGCGGTTTCCGTTCGAAACCGGCTGTATGACCGGGGACAGCTGGCATCGTATTCTGTACCCTGCACCGTTGTCAGCATCGGAAATCTCACGACCGGCGGCACCGGAAAAACTCCGCTGGTGATCTGGCTGGCCAATCAGCTCCTGGCGAAGGGCCGTTCCTGTGTCATTCTCACACGCGGATATCGAACCGCCCCGGATCGCTTTTCCGATGAACCGGCTCTGCTGGCCAAGGCCTGCGGCGGTGCAGAAGTTCTCGTCAACCCCGACCGAGTCCAGGCGGCTCGAAAGGCCGTCGAAAAATATCATCCGGACATTCTTCTCCTCGACGACGGCTTCCAGCATCGGCGTCTGAACAGAGACCTTGATATTCTGGCCGTAGACGCCTCCTGTCCGTTTGGGTACGGCAGACTGCTGCCGGCCGGTCTCCTGCGGGAACCTGTTTCCTCCGTCCGCCGCGCTCACATCGCCGTGATCACACGGTTTGACCTGGCCACGGAAGAACAGATTGCCGACATCGAACAAACCCTCCGCCGATTTCAGCCGAACCTGGCTATTTTTCACGCCGTCCATAAACAACGGCAGGCCCGCACGTTTCAGGGCCGCTCCATTCCGGTTGAACAGCTGGCGGGAAAAAAGACTTTTGTCTTCTGCGGCATCGGCAACCCGACCGCATTCCTCCGCAGTCTCGAGTCTCTCGGCATTATCGTATCCGGTCGGTTCCTCTTCGAAGATCATCACCCCTATACGCCGGATGATATGGATGTAATTCTTCGCCAGGCGCGCAAAAGCAATGCGGACGCAATTCTGACCACCGAAAAAGACTGGGTCAAAACCGCCCTTCTGGTCGGGCAGGAGGAACTCATTCCTTTTTATTATCTTCCGGTTGAACTGGAATTTCTGACAGACCCGGAACCGATTGTTCGTGCCGTTCTCAGACAAATTGAAGCCAAATATCAGGAGCAGAAATGA
- the rfaE2 gene encoding D-glycero-beta-D-manno-heptose 1-phosphate adenylyltransferase: MSVAHLLKTVTHLGSPTVLLAGDFMLDSYIYGDALRISPEAPVQVLKVVDRQYCPGGAASVAADITTLEARCLCIGTVGDDNEGRRLLELLSGLKADCSGLLTVRDRPTISKQRIIGLAQHRHRQQLLRIDDECTNPYTASQYEQLFELFQSRLNQCDVVCLQDYNKGLLVPDFCRRLIEAARKAGKKVLVDPPLQSDYSKFTGATVITPNRKETAAAVGFPIETIEDAARAAALLHKQLQLEAVVITLDKEGAYLRTDDIDQHIPTVPRVVYDVTGAGDMMLAVLAVTLAAGCDWITALQIANIAAGLEVEKFGVATVSIDEIVNEIISRSKGKTGKIRDDWSVLLKELQLRRRQKETIVFTNGCFDVLHRGHIEYLNFCRQQGDVVVVGLNSDASVRALKGPDRPINNQHDRAAVLAALESVDYVVFFDDLDPLRLIQQIRPDVLVKGADWAQKGVVGREFVESYGGVVKLAPLVEGKSSTNIIQQIRSGQSGSRQEANPHDAE; this comes from the coding sequence ATGAGTGTTGCACATTTGCTGAAAACCGTAACCCATCTGGGCTCTCCGACAGTGCTGCTGGCCGGCGACTTTATGCTCGACAGTTATATCTACGGCGATGCTCTTCGCATCAGTCCCGAAGCCCCTGTGCAGGTTCTGAAAGTGGTGGACCGGCAGTACTGTCCGGGCGGGGCCGCCTCCGTCGCCGCCGACATTACGACCCTCGAAGCCCGCTGCCTGTGCATTGGAACGGTGGGAGACGACAACGAAGGACGCCGGCTTCTCGAACTGCTCAGCGGACTGAAAGCCGACTGCTCCGGCCTGCTGACCGTCCGCGACCGGCCTACCATCAGCAAACAGCGCATCATCGGGCTGGCGCAGCATCGCCACCGCCAGCAGCTGCTCCGCATCGATGATGAATGCACGAATCCGTACACGGCAAGCCAGTATGAACAGCTTTTCGAGTTGTTTCAAAGCCGTCTGAACCAGTGTGATGTCGTCTGCCTCCAGGACTATAACAAAGGGCTGCTGGTCCCGGACTTTTGCCGTCGGCTGATTGAAGCCGCCCGGAAAGCGGGGAAAAAAGTTCTCGTTGACCCTCCGCTTCAGTCCGACTATTCCAAATTCACCGGTGCCACGGTCATTACGCCCAACCGCAAGGAAACGGCCGCCGCCGTGGGCTTTCCCATCGAAACCATCGAGGATGCCGCCCGGGCCGCCGCCCTGCTTCACAAACAGCTTCAGCTCGAAGCCGTTGTCATTACTCTCGATAAAGAAGGGGCCTACCTGCGCACCGATGACATCGACCAGCATATCCCCACTGTGCCGCGCGTTGTCTATGATGTCACCGGCGCCGGCGATATGATGCTGGCCGTTTTAGCCGTCACCCTCGCCGCCGGCTGCGACTGGATAACCGCCCTGCAAATCGCCAACATCGCCGCCGGACTCGAAGTGGAAAAATTCGGCGTGGCCACCGTTTCCATCGACGAAATCGTCAACGAAATCATTTCCCGCTCCAAAGGCAAAACCGGAAAAATCCGCGATGACTGGTCTGTCCTGCTCAAAGAACTCCAGCTGCGCCGCCGCCAGAAGGAAACCATCGTCTTTACCAACGGCTGCTTCGATGTGCTCCATCGCGGCCATATCGAGTACCTGAATTTCTGCAGACAGCAGGGAGATGTCGTTGTGGTGGGCCTGAACTCCGACGCCTCCGTGCGTGCCCTCAAAGGTCCGGACCGGCCCATCAATAACCAGCATGACCGAGCCGCGGTTCTGGCTGCCCTTGAATCGGTCGATTATGTCGTCTTTTTCGACGACCTCGACCCTCTGCGGCTCATTCAGCAAATCCGTCCCGATGTCCTGGTCAAGGGCGCCGACTGGGCCCAAAAAGGCGTCGTCGGACGCGAATTCGTCGAATCCTACGGAGGAGTCGTAAAACTGGCGCCTCTGGTTGAAGGCAAAAGCTCCACAAACATCATCCAGCAAATCCGCAGCGGACAATCCGGCAGCCGGCAGGAGGCAAACCCTCATGATGCAGAATAA
- a CDS encoding HAD-IIIA family hydrolase, whose product MMQNKAVFLDRDKTLIEDPGYINHPSQVRLLPGVAQALIQLKKMGYLLVVVSNQSGVARGLVTEEALQQIHHQLKKLLADEGAYLDAIYYCPFHPEGVIPKYRCESDLRKPNPGMLLKAAQDLSIDLSRSWMIGDSFRDIEAGIRAGCKTILIESPVRRLQPGPSDPVPDRKVASLREAANLIRMLEQPSKTSAAPTVQTSPQPDPTTLYTPPMPKTEKTVPAPEPQPVSEPPRVQPQPPQAASEEISSAEVGAQQTLPDEPNEETSSLPEQPSSEDILPHSAHSDIRSVLQEILRLVRLQHRERMYEDFSFPQMLAMITGVLSVFCLVLSIWLWFDSAKSALPAQMTLGYAVALLLLTVVLLLIRK is encoded by the coding sequence ATGATGCAGAATAAAGCGGTCTTTCTCGACCGAGACAAGACTTTAATCGAGGACCCCGGCTATATCAACCATCCCAGCCAGGTGCGTCTGCTTCCCGGCGTCGCGCAGGCCCTAATCCAGCTGAAAAAAATGGGGTATCTGTTGGTTGTCGTCTCCAATCAGTCCGGCGTCGCCCGCGGTCTGGTCACGGAAGAAGCCCTCCAGCAGATTCACCATCAGCTCAAAAAACTCCTGGCCGATGAAGGGGCCTATCTGGATGCCATTTACTACTGCCCCTTTCATCCGGAAGGGGTCATCCCAAAGTACCGATGCGAAAGCGACCTGCGCAAACCCAATCCCGGCATGCTCCTGAAGGCCGCCCAGGATTTATCGATTGACCTGTCGCGTTCGTGGATGATTGGGGACTCCTTTCGGGATATCGAAGCGGGCATCCGCGCCGGCTGCAAAACCATCTTAATCGAATCGCCCGTTCGCCGCCTCCAGCCGGGTCCTTCCGACCCCGTCCCGGACCGAAAGGTCGCCAGTCTGCGGGAGGCCGCCAATCTGATTCGAATGCTCGAACAGCCCTCCAAGACGTCCGCTGCACCGACCGTCCAAACGTCCCCGCAGCCCGACCCGACAACGCTCTATACACCGCCGATGCCGAAAACGGAAAAGACCGTCCCAGCCCCTGAACCGCAGCCGGTCTCTGAACCGCCGCGTGTTCAGCCCCAGCCGCCCCAGGCCGCTTCCGAAGAAATCTCTTCCGCAGAAGTCGGAGCACAACAGACACTTCCGGATGAACCGAATGAAGAAACGAGTTCACTTCCTGAACAGCCGTCTTCAGAAGACATTCTGCCTCATTCTGCTCATTCGGACATTCGTTCTGTCCTTCAGGAAATCCTTCGTCTGGTTCGGCTCCAGCATCGCGAACGGATGTATGAAGATTTCTCCTTCCCGCAGATGCTGGCGATGATAACCGGCGTTTTGTCTGTTTTTTGTCTGGTTTTGAGCATCTGGCTCTGGTTTGATTCCGCCAAGTCCGCCCTTCCTGCCCAAATGACCCTCGGATATGCCGTCGCCCTGCTGCTGCTGACTGTGGTCCTGCTGCTGATTCGCAAATAA
- the waaF gene encoding lipopolysaccharide heptosyltransferase II: MAEEKILIWLPSPLGDAVMATPALRAFRTGFSSAHITFLGSASVRQVLSPSPFCNDWLDLQPSFLKNIRSIRQGRFQTCILLKNSFSSALTAALAGIPTRIGYARDGRTGLLTRPVRPLKDSNGRFVPMPAIDYYLNIARFLGIEASDRTMELSLDDGAEEQLSRNLPAFFSHKGPKVILVPGGAFGPSKCWPPERFARTADALKEQYGALVIVSIAPTPAEQQIAQTIRRLACHPILCTADIPLNLSDLKTLIARADLVITNDTGPRHIAVAFKRKVITLFGPNNPQWTQTGWSEEIQIIGTGPCVPCDKPVCRQKQHYCMESITVEQVLEAVRRLWKEPCR, encoded by the coding sequence ATGGCCGAAGAAAAAATCCTCATCTGGCTTCCTTCTCCGTTAGGTGATGCCGTCATGGCAACTCCCGCCCTTCGCGCCTTTCGCACCGGCTTTTCCTCAGCCCACATCACCTTTTTGGGCTCTGCTTCAGTCCGGCAGGTCTTGAGCCCCTCTCCGTTCTGCAACGACTGGCTCGACCTTCAGCCGTCATTCCTGAAAAATATCCGTTCTATCCGGCAGGGACGCTTTCAGACCTGCATCCTGCTGAAAAACTCCTTCAGCTCGGCTTTGACAGCGGCCCTTGCGGGCATTCCCACCCGCATCGGCTACGCCCGCGATGGACGCACCGGACTTTTGACCCGCCCGGTTCGGCCGCTGAAAGACTCGAACGGGCGTTTTGTCCCGATGCCGGCCATCGACTATTACCTGAACATCGCCCGCTTTCTCGGCATCGAGGCATCCGACCGCACGATGGAGCTTTCTCTGGACGACGGCGCCGAAGAGCAGCTCAGCCGGAATCTGCCTGCCTTCTTTTCCCACAAAGGCCCCAAAGTCATTTTGGTTCCCGGCGGGGCGTTCGGGCCGAGCAAGTGCTGGCCGCCGGAGAGGTTTGCCCGGACCGCCGATGCCCTGAAGGAACAGTACGGGGCTTTGGTCATCGTCTCCATCGCTCCCACCCCCGCCGAACAGCAGATTGCTCAAACCATCCGCCGGCTGGCCTGTCATCCGATTCTCTGCACTGCCGACATTCCGCTGAATCTTTCGGACCTGAAGACCCTGATTGCCCGGGCGGATTTGGTGATTACAAACGACACCGGCCCGCGCCATATCGCCGTTGCCTTTAAACGCAAAGTCATCACCCTGTTCGGCCCTAACAATCCCCAATGGACGCAAACGGGCTGGTCCGAAGAAATCCAAATCATCGGCACAGGCCCCTGCGTGCCCTGCGACAAACCCGTCTGCCGGCAGAAACAGCACTACTGTATGGAATCCATCACCGTCGAACAGGTATTAGAGGCCGTCCGGCGGCTCTGGAAGGAACCCTGCCGATGA
- a CDS encoding lipopolysaccharide kinase InaA family protein has protein sequence MNQPTLTEFAENVWAAPDWHETLRQLGLTTFEAVFSFRAGQSLTKPNLSAFRSRDRILVPGRKALYLKRYSQPPLLHQIAGWLQWGRRVSCADLDRIPAAPLAQIGIQTPKIVACGTRWGRLFEKQSFIITEEISGSSLEKRLPDCLTDSNPLHNPAPRRQFLNRLADWVAAFHGSGFRHRDLYLSHIFLTEDDRLVLIDLHRTFRPRLFRQRWRLKDLTQLYYSAPGQWISRTDRLRFYLRYVGRSKLTAADRRLIRKIKRKAWRIADRDIRRGRPVPFAQ, from the coding sequence ATGAACCAGCCGACCCTCACAGAGTTTGCGGAAAACGTCTGGGCCGCTCCCGACTGGCACGAAACCCTTCGTCAGCTCGGCCTGACAACCTTCGAAGCCGTTTTTTCCTTCCGGGCCGGGCAATCGCTGACCAAACCCAATCTGTCCGCCTTTCGCAGTCGGGACCGCATTCTCGTGCCCGGACGCAAGGCCCTTTATCTGAAGCGATACAGCCAGCCGCCGCTTCTACATCAAATCGCCGGCTGGCTTCAATGGGGCCGACGTGTCTCCTGCGCCGACCTTGACCGCATTCCCGCGGCCCCCTTGGCACAAATCGGCATCCAGACTCCCAAAATTGTTGCCTGCGGAACCCGCTGGGGCCGGCTGTTTGAGAAGCAAAGTTTCATTATCACGGAGGAAATCTCCGGCTCGTCTTTGGAAAAACGCCTTCCGGACTGCCTGACCGATTCCAATCCTCTGCACAATCCCGCCCCGCGCCGGCAGTTTTTGAACCGGCTGGCGGACTGGGTCGCCGCTTTTCACGGCAGCGGTTTCCGTCACCGTGACCTGTACCTGTCGCATATCTTCCTGACGGAGGATGACCGGCTGGTTCTCATCGACCTGCATCGAACCTTTCGTCCTCGCCTCTTCCGGCAGCGCTGGCGTCTGAAAGACCTCACCCAGCTGTATTATTCTGCACCGGGACAATGGATTAGCCGCACCGACCGGCTCCGCTTTTATCTCCGTTATGTCGGCCGCAGCAAATTAACCGCCGCCGACCGCCGTCTGATTCGAAAAATCAAACGAAAGGCCTGGCGCATCGCCGACCGCGATATCCGCCGAGGCCGACCTGTTCCCTTTGCCCAGTAA
- a CDS encoding glycosyltransferase family 4 protein, whose product METQPIRITILAEQADPARGGAERSVRELTEELNRQGIETTLLTAAGVPDGNSLHSLFPDGNAKRIPLSRIEAALQEYLKTHPCSLLHSTLPVRGADVYQPRGGSWKQAVLQHAQSYPDPIRRFLKKRLHFLNRRRTRYLLAEQRLLTTDETVVAAALSESVKTHFIRHYNLPPQRIAVIPNGIRLPEAPAPETVADFRRRMLASAGLHPSADAVLFLFAANNFRLKGLYDFIVPFADAVRKSPVPLLLVIAGRDNPRKARNLAWLAGIEKNLIFTGPLPNLSASLAAADSAVLPTWYDPSSRFILEALAMGKSVLTTALNGASDFIQSGRHGILVEHPRSRRQITDGLLQLADAKVRAAFAQAVLQDNLREQVSIRRHVRQLISLYKQILSRKNTSL is encoded by the coding sequence ATGGAAACCCAACCTATCCGCATCACAATCCTGGCTGAACAGGCCGACCCCGCACGCGGCGGCGCCGAACGCAGCGTCCGCGAGCTGACGGAAGAACTGAACCGACAGGGCATTGAAACCACCCTGCTGACCGCCGCCGGAGTCCCCGACGGCAATTCTCTCCATTCCCTTTTTCCAGACGGCAACGCCAAACGAATCCCTCTGTCCCGCATCGAAGCCGCTCTTCAGGAGTACCTCAAAACCCATCCGTGCAGTCTGCTCCACAGCACCCTGCCCGTTCGCGGGGCCGATGTGTATCAGCCGCGCGGCGGCAGCTGGAAACAGGCCGTCCTCCAGCATGCTCAAAGTTATCCGGACCCCATCCGCCGCTTTCTGAAAAAACGCCTTCATTTTCTCAACCGCCGCCGCACCCGGTACCTCCTTGCCGAACAGCGTCTTTTGACAACCGATGAAACGGTTGTCGCGGCCGCCCTGTCCGAGAGCGTCAAAACACACTTCATCCGCCATTACAATCTTCCGCCGCAGCGGATTGCCGTCATTCCCAATGGCATCCGCCTTCCCGAAGCCCCCGCACCCGAAACCGTCGCGGACTTCCGCCGCCGAATGCTGGCTTCGGCGGGTCTGCATCCGTCCGCCGACGCTGTTCTTTTCCTTTTTGCCGCCAACAACTTCCGGCTCAAGGGGCTCTATGATTTCATCGTCCCCTTTGCCGACGCCGTTCGAAAAAGTCCCGTCCCGCTTCTGCTGGTCATCGCCGGCAGAGACAATCCCCGCAAGGCCCGCAATCTCGCATGGCTGGCCGGCATCGAGAAAAACCTGATTTTCACCGGCCCGCTGCCGAACCTTTCCGCATCGCTGGCCGCCGCCGACTCCGCCGTCCTGCCGACCTGGTACGACCCCAGCTCCCGCTTTATTCTCGAAGCCCTCGCGATGGGAAAATCCGTCCTCACGACCGCCCTCAACGGCGCATCGGACTTTATCCAATCCGGTCGTCACGGCATCCTCGTTGAACACCCCCGCAGCCGCCGGCAAATCACCGACGGTCTCCTGCAGCTGGCCGATGCAAAGGTCCGTGCCGCCTTTGCCCAGGCCGTCCTTCAGGACAACCTTCGAGAGCAGGTCTCCATCCGCCGACACGTCCGGCAGCTGATTTCTCTTTACAAACAGATTCTCTCCCGCAAAAATACGTCCCTATGA
- the plsY gene encoding glycerol-3-phosphate 1-O-acyltransferase PlsY, translating into MKWLTLIAAAYLLGSIPFGLLIARLHGIDLRRVGSGNIGATNVVRALGRKWGIVCFLLDVSKGLLPMLIPPLTGLTGPSPSDRELLGWLAVGTAAILGHIFPVYLGFKGGKGVATSLGVVLGLWPYFTVCGLAALLVWLAAAVLWRYVSLASILAAAAYPLILLTAVCLLPGWTFANLWPLFLVAVPVPALVIWRHRANIQRIRAGTESRIGQKKHQPAA; encoded by the coding sequence ATGAAATGGCTGACGCTGATTGCCGCTGCGTATCTGCTCGGTTCGATTCCCTTTGGGCTGCTGATTGCCCGGCTTCACGGAATCGACCTTCGGCGTGTCGGCTCCGGAAACATCGGGGCCACCAACGTCGTGCGCGCCTTGGGCCGCAAATGGGGAATCGTCTGCTTTCTCCTGGATGTATCCAAAGGGCTTCTGCCGATGCTCATTCCGCCCCTGACGGGTCTGACCGGACCGTCTCCGTCTGATCGGGAGCTTCTCGGCTGGCTGGCCGTCGGCACCGCCGCCATCCTCGGCCACATCTTCCCGGTGTATCTGGGTTTCAAAGGGGGCAAAGGCGTCGCCACCAGTCTGGGGGTGGTTCTGGGACTGTGGCCTTATTTTACAGTCTGCGGTCTGGCGGCCCTGCTTGTCTGGCTGGCCGCCGCCGTCCTTTGGCGGTATGTATCGCTGGCGTCTATCCTTGCCGCGGCAGCGTATCCGCTGATTCTGCTGACCGCGGTATGCCTGCTGCCCGGCTGGACCTTTGCCAATCTTTGGCCGCTTTTTTTGGTTGCCGTCCCGGTACCCGCTCTGGTGATTTGGCGTCATCGGGCCAACATCCAGCGGATTCGTGCAGGCACCGAAAGCCGCATCGGCCAAAAGAAGCATCAGCCGGCTGCATAA
- a CDS encoding valine--pyruvate transaminase: MQFSRFGQKLACRSGIGELMKDLAAGTGRGPVYMLGGGNPAHIPEVERACHEATEKILSQSGAFEKVVGEYDPPQGNPALIEALCEMLRRRLGWAIGPQNIALTSGSQTAFFMLFNLLGGTFDGGVRKRILLPMVPEYIGYTDLGIEEDLFVSCRPRIEFVADHQFKYRVDLDSLRVDETVGAICVSRPTNPTANVLTDEEVRRLDELARRHRVPLILDNAYGLPFPNILFTEAAPFWNDNTIVCMSLSKLGLPSARIGIVIAQKEITAAVAEMNAIITLTPSGIGASIGTELIRSGQIERLSREVIRPFYERKCRHALSCLEEHLKGLPYAVHKPEGAFFLWLWLRGLPISSEQLYQRLKEQGVIVVPGHYFFPGFSEDWPHRQECLRISYAADEQTVEKGLAILGREVRRIYAAG; encoded by the coding sequence ATGCAGTTTTCACGATTTGGGCAGAAACTGGCGTGTCGGTCAGGCATTGGAGAACTGATGAAGGATCTGGCGGCGGGGACCGGGCGAGGGCCGGTGTACATGCTCGGCGGCGGCAATCCGGCGCATATTCCGGAGGTCGAGCGGGCCTGTCATGAGGCGACGGAGAAGATTTTGTCGCAGTCCGGCGCGTTTGAAAAGGTGGTGGGGGAATACGACCCGCCCCAGGGAAATCCCGCCCTCATTGAGGCGCTCTGTGAAATGCTCCGAAGGCGGCTGGGCTGGGCGATTGGGCCCCAGAACATTGCCCTGACCAGCGGCAGCCAGACGGCATTTTTTATGCTGTTTAACCTGTTGGGCGGAACGTTTGACGGGGGCGTCAGGAAGCGGATTCTGCTGCCGATGGTGCCGGAATACATCGGATATACGGATTTGGGGATTGAGGAGGATTTGTTTGTTTCCTGCAGGCCGCGCATTGAATTTGTCGCAGATCATCAGTTTAAGTATCGGGTGGATTTGGACTCGCTGCGGGTGGATGAGACGGTCGGGGCGATTTGCGTGTCGCGTCCGACCAACCCGACGGCCAATGTGCTGACGGATGAAGAGGTGCGGCGGCTGGATGAACTGGCCCGCCGGCACAGGGTGCCGCTGATTCTGGACAATGCCTACGGACTTCCGTTTCCGAATATTCTCTTTACGGAAGCGGCGCCGTTCTGGAATGACAATACGATTGTGTGCATGAGTTTGTCCAAGCTGGGGCTGCCGTCGGCGCGAATCGGCATTGTGATTGCGCAAAAGGAAATTACCGCGGCGGTGGCGGAGATGAATGCGATTATTACGCTTACGCCCAGCGGCATCGGGGCCTCCATTGGGACCGAGCTGATTCGCAGCGGACAGATTGAACGCCTCAGCCGGGAGGTGATTCGACCGTTTTATGAGCGGAAGTGCCGTCACGCCCTGTCGTGTCTGGAGGAGCATCTGAAAGGGCTGCCGTATGCGGTGCACAAACCGGAGGGGGCCTTCTTCCTGTGGCTGTGGCTGCGCGGGCTGCCGATTTCCTCCGAGCAGCTGTATCAGCGGCTCAAGGAACAGGGTGTGATTGTCGTGCCGGGGCATTACTTCTTTCCGGGTTTTTCGGAGGATTGGCCGCACAGGCAGGAGTGCCTTCGAATCAGTTATGCGGCGGATGAGCAGACCGTCGAAAAAGGCCTGGCAATTTTGGGCCGGGAGGTTCGCCGGATTTATGCAGCCGGCTGA